One segment of Dolichospermum sp. DET69 DNA contains the following:
- a CDS encoding Mur ligase family protein, producing the protein MTVAKKIKVIDRLRLGFAVSMAKSVTFVVRSLRLGAASVLPGAIARRIEPRILELLSQQVQNGVILIAGTNGKTTTALLLSTILERQGFRVAHNSTGANLENGLATALIDNANLLGNLNVDYAILEVDENIVPKVLKPLQPRIILCLNLFRDQLDRYGEVDSISKRWTKVIATLPATTVVIPNADDPTLSYLGQQLPQKVLFFGLNEPENYLEAIPHAVDSIYCPSCGHALDYQGVYLSHLGDFTCPSCGFTKSQPALLSQEWSQILVGLYNKYNTLAAATAAKELGVDEVSIRDGINNFQAAFGRAEDLVIDGKRVRILLSKNPVGTNETIRVVTQSTDKTTLLVLNDRTPDGTDVSWIWDVDTEKLVARGGTLIVSGDRVYDMALRLRYSQESLDSDINLIVESNLQQAIATALEHTPANETLHILPTYSAMLEVREVLTGRKIL; encoded by the coding sequence ATGACTGTGGCTAAGAAAATAAAAGTTATAGATAGACTCCGCTTGGGTTTTGCAGTATCAATGGCAAAAAGTGTCACCTTTGTGGTGAGGTCACTGCGTCTTGGTGCTGCTAGTGTCTTACCAGGTGCAATTGCGCGACGGATAGAACCGCGAATTTTGGAGTTATTGAGTCAGCAAGTGCAGAATGGGGTAATTCTCATTGCGGGGACGAATGGGAAGACGACTACTGCTTTACTATTATCCACTATTTTAGAACGGCAGGGTTTCCGTGTTGCCCATAATTCTACAGGTGCAAATCTGGAAAATGGGTTAGCAACGGCTTTGATAGATAATGCGAATCTGTTAGGAAACCTGAATGTAGATTATGCAATTTTGGAAGTTGATGAAAATATAGTTCCCAAGGTTTTAAAACCGCTACAACCTCGAATTATTCTTTGTTTAAATCTGTTCCGTGACCAGTTGGATAGATATGGGGAAGTGGATAGTATTAGTAAGCGGTGGACTAAGGTGATTGCTACTTTACCCGCAACAACTGTAGTTATTCCCAATGCTGATGATCCGACTTTATCCTATTTGGGTCAACAGTTACCCCAAAAGGTTTTATTCTTTGGTTTAAATGAACCTGAAAATTATTTAGAAGCTATTCCTCATGCTGTGGATTCTATTTATTGTCCTAGCTGTGGTCATGCTTTAGATTATCAAGGGGTTTATTTGTCCCATTTGGGAGATTTTACTTGTCCTAGTTGTGGTTTTACTAAAAGTCAACCCGCATTATTAAGCCAGGAATGGTCACAAATTCTTGTGGGTTTGTACAACAAATATAATACTTTAGCCGCAGCCACAGCAGCAAAAGAATTAGGAGTTGATGAAGTTAGTATTAGAGATGGAATTAATAATTTCCAAGCTGCTTTTGGTCGTGCAGAAGATTTGGTAATTGATGGTAAACGGGTAAGAATTTTATTATCAAAAAACCCTGTAGGAACAAATGAAACTATTCGCGTCGTCACTCAAAGTACCGATAAAACTACTTTATTGGTGTTGAATGATAGAACCCCAGATGGTACTGACGTATCATGGATTTGGGATGTGGATACAGAAAAGTTGGTAGCACGGGGTGGAACGTTGATTGTCAGTGGCGATCGCGTGTATGATATGGCTTTACGTCTACGTTATAGTCAGGAGTCTCTGGACAGTGACATCAATCTGATTGTAGAGTCAAATTTGCAGCAAGCGATCGCTACTGCTCTAGAGCATACACCAGCGAATGAAACCTTACACATTCTCCCCACCTATTCAGCCATGCTAGAAGTGCGAGAAGTATTAACTGGTAGGAAAATCCTCTAA
- a CDS encoding phosphoglucomutase/phosphomannomutase family protein: MPVVTNPIKFGTDGWRGVIGEEFTFERLALVATVAAKVLHNTYFSEVGSRTIIVGYDRRFMAEEFARVVANAVTAMGFDVLFSETFAPTPAFSWAAKELKALGALVVTASHNPGTYLGLKVKSAFGGSVPSEVTQEIEALLSEKVAPAAAPGKENTFDPWPSYCQALAAKVDIDKIKEVINSGKLTIFVDVMHGAAAGGLARLLGSQVKEINSDRDPLFEGGAPEPLPKYLSRLFTVMKDHRETNKTGLTVGLVFDGDCDRIAAVDQDANFFSSQILIPILIDHLTLRRNFQGEIVKTVSGSDLMPRVAALHNLSIHETAVGYKYIADRMLTTQVLLGGEESGGIGYGSHIPERDALLSALYVLEAVVESGLDLGEYYRYLQQKTGFSSAYDRIDLPLANMEVRGRLLQQLQSQPLTEIAGKAVIGCQTIDGYKFRLADQSWLMIRFSGTEPVLRLYCEAATVEEVHKTLNWAKNWAESN; this comes from the coding sequence ATGCCAGTTGTGACTAATCCAATCAAGTTTGGTACAGATGGCTGGAGGGGTGTAATAGGTGAGGAGTTTACCTTTGAACGCCTGGCCTTAGTAGCAACCGTAGCAGCCAAAGTCTTACATAACACTTATTTTTCCGAAGTGGGTAGCCGGACGATTATTGTCGGTTATGACCGCCGATTTATGGCAGAAGAGTTTGCCCGTGTAGTTGCTAATGCCGTGACTGCAATGGGTTTTGATGTTCTGTTTAGCGAAACTTTTGCACCCACTCCAGCTTTTAGTTGGGCAGCTAAAGAACTCAAAGCTTTGGGGGCATTAGTTGTTACAGCTAGTCATAATCCTGGTACATATTTAGGATTAAAAGTTAAAAGTGCTTTTGGTGGTTCTGTACCGTCAGAAGTTACACAAGAGATAGAAGCCTTATTATCAGAAAAAGTTGCCCCAGCAGCGGCTCCAGGTAAGGAAAATACTTTTGATCCTTGGCCAAGTTATTGTCAAGCATTAGCGGCTAAAGTTGATATTGACAAAATTAAAGAAGTCATTAATTCTGGCAAGTTAACAATATTTGTGGATGTTATGCACGGGGCTGCGGCTGGGGGATTAGCACGATTATTAGGGTCACAAGTCAAGGAAATTAATAGCGACCGTGATCCTCTATTTGAAGGTGGTGCGCCTGAACCTTTACCAAAGTATCTTTCCCGGCTATTTACAGTCATGAAAGACCACAGGGAAACAAATAAAACTGGTTTAACTGTGGGTTTAGTATTTGATGGAGATTGCGATCGCATTGCGGCAGTAGATCAAGATGCTAATTTCTTCAGTTCTCAAATCTTGATTCCCATCTTAATTGACCATCTCACCCTCCGGCGGAACTTTCAGGGCGAAATCGTTAAAACTGTGAGTGGTTCGGACTTAATGCCCCGTGTAGCCGCATTACATAACCTTTCTATCCATGAAACGGCAGTAGGTTATAAATACATTGCTGACCGAATGTTAACTACACAGGTATTACTCGGTGGAGAAGAATCCGGTGGGATTGGTTATGGTAGCCATATTCCCGAACGCGATGCTTTATTATCGGCACTTTACGTATTAGAAGCTGTGGTTGAATCGGGTTTGGATTTAGGTGAATATTATCGCTATTTACAACAAAAAACTGGTTTTTCATCAGCCTATGATCGGATTGATTTACCTTTAGCGAATATGGAAGTCAGAGGGCGACTATTACAACAGTTACAGTCCCAACCTTTGACAGAAATTGCGGGTAAAGCGGTAATAGGTTGTCAAACAATTGATGGTTATAAATTCCGTTTGGCTGATCAAAGTTGGTTAATGATTAGATTTAGCGGCACTGAACCTGTTTTACGTCTTTATTGTGAAGCCGCAACAGTGGAAGAAGTTCATAAAACCCTAAATTGGGCAAAAAATTGGGCTGAATCCAATTAA
- a CDS encoding trypsin-like peptidase domain-containing protein — MKHLSYRYGILTLFSICTLTGVTSNNQVLALTAEEEANRTCTKGSAAVVTVKNGNGHGSGFLVSQDGLIITNAHVVDGGPSVVTVVFRDGKQVPADVIGFARGGVDLAALKIQNRKNLPHLNLARPGTAKVGYRVFAIGSPLEADNRDTCTQGNISRIRPDGIIQHTATLNPGNSGGPLLNTKGEVIGVNTWGGKSEVVGPEGNFVGYVNGGTGINLSQPGKKVESFLADIRKQKVSPVSTLDKPKEKSVETIALDGQVINGSLNGSPDGYIFSGQAGQKVVIEMNSQKINPFLTLSQVIESANGKELEKIAENDDKGAGNFNAEIVTTLPADGIYLIVAKSSQRGETGNYSLRATVQQ, encoded by the coding sequence ATGAAGCATCTATCGTACCGATATGGTATTTTAACGCTGTTTTCTATATGTACCCTCACGGGTGTGACTAGCAATAATCAGGTTTTAGCATTAACGGCTGAGGAAGAAGCGAATCGAACTTGCACCAAAGGGAGTGCTGCTGTTGTCACAGTTAAAAATGGGAATGGACATGGTAGCGGATTTTTGGTCAGTCAGGATGGTTTAATTATTACCAACGCTCATGTGGTTGATGGTGGTCCTAGCGTTGTCACTGTGGTGTTTCGGGATGGTAAGCAAGTACCCGCAGATGTGATAGGTTTTGCGAGGGGTGGCGTGGATTTAGCAGCCTTAAAAATCCAAAATCGCAAAAATTTACCACATCTGAATTTAGCTCGTCCTGGGACAGCAAAAGTGGGTTATCGAGTATTTGCTATTGGTAGTCCACTTGAGGCTGATAACCGTGATACCTGCACTCAAGGAAATATTAGCCGCATTCGTCCAGATGGAATTATTCAACATACTGCAACTTTGAATCCTGGAAACTCTGGAGGACCTTTATTAAACACTAAAGGAGAAGTTATTGGTGTGAATACCTGGGGAGGAAAATCTGAAGTTGTCGGTCCTGAAGGTAACTTTGTTGGTTATGTAAACGGTGGAACTGGTATTAACCTTTCTCAACCAGGAAAAAAAGTCGAATCTTTTTTAGCAGATATCCGAAAACAAAAAGTCTCTCCCGTATCAACTTTAGATAAACCAAAAGAAAAATCTGTAGAAACTATTGCACTTGATGGTCAGGTAATTAATGGTAGTTTAAATGGCAGTCCTGATGGTTATATATTTTCAGGTCAAGCAGGTCAAAAAGTTGTAATTGAGATGAATAGTCAGAAGATTAATCCATTTTTAACTTTGTCTCAAGTGATAGAATCTGCTAATGGAAAAGAGTTAGAAAAAATTGCTGAAAATGATGACAAAGGAGCAGGTAATTTTAATGCTGAAATTGTCACCACTTTACCAGCAGATGGCATTTATTTGATAGTTGCTAAATCTTCACAAAGGGGGGAAACTGGTAATTATAGCTTACGCGCAACTGTCCAACAGTAG
- a CDS encoding COP23 domain-containing protein has translation MKLQSFCTALGLTALTLSVSTFPGFSQDNSSANQPTFFCQEVFDSASGEKIPATVAWIPERQAHVRFIGWKSEAFPQWSPQKRCQVVSEKFQKFHEAGLLNYLTTGKNKGFPVICVAKTNQETCNGSNQLFTLKNGSDPELVLKQLVNIAVGTSSKEILQSTGGKTYFNVGNYLQNAPVVNVRK, from the coding sequence ATGAAATTACAATCATTCTGCACCGCATTGGGATTAACAGCTTTAACATTGAGCGTCAGCACATTTCCTGGCTTTAGTCAAGATAATTCTTCTGCAAATCAACCGACTTTCTTCTGTCAGGAAGTATTTGATTCAGCCAGTGGTGAAAAAATTCCGGCTACAGTTGCTTGGATTCCCGAACGTCAAGCTCATGTCCGGTTTATTGGTTGGAAATCTGAAGCTTTTCCGCAATGGAGTCCTCAAAAACGTTGTCAAGTCGTCTCTGAGAAGTTTCAAAAATTTCATGAAGCAGGCCTTTTGAATTACCTAACAACTGGTAAAAACAAAGGTTTTCCTGTGATTTGTGTTGCGAAAACTAATCAAGAAACTTGCAATGGAAGCAATCAATTGTTTACCCTAAAAAATGGTAGTGATCCTGAATTAGTTTTAAAACAACTTGTTAATATAGCCGTGGGGACAAGTTCAAAAGAAATTCTACAAAGTACAGGAGGTAAAACCTATTTCAATGTGGGTAATTATTTGCAGAATGCACCCGTTGTCAATGTTAGGAAATAG
- a CDS encoding thylakoid membrane photosystem I accumulation factor: MNNIKWLFLQTQIITNGRRLVAKCLVLLVCLFLITMQPALAGIKDDRYDGNIFVIYAGNGSLVPSKETLAQTLAEHKPVIMTFYTDDSSDCKQYAPVVSEMQAFYGRATEIIPISVDTILADKTTYQPTEPGYYYGGSVPQVVIFDQSGKVVFNKKGQVPFEEIDNKLREVFDLLPRTESVELKRRSPREFSSQLEDQ, translated from the coding sequence ATGAATAACATAAAGTGGCTTTTTTTACAAACTCAAATAATTACTAATGGTCGCCGGTTAGTGGCGAAATGCTTAGTGCTGCTTGTTTGCCTATTCTTAATTACTATGCAGCCAGCATTAGCAGGTATTAAAGATGACAGATATGATGGCAATATTTTTGTAATTTATGCTGGTAATGGTTCCCTAGTTCCTTCTAAAGAAACATTAGCGCAGACATTAGCAGAACATAAACCAGTAATAATGACATTCTACACTGATGATAGTAGCGATTGCAAACAATATGCGCCGGTTGTTTCGGAGATGCAAGCATTCTATGGCCGCGCAACAGAAATCATTCCTATCAGCGTTGATACTATTTTAGCTGACAAAACCACCTATCAACCCACAGAACCAGGATATTATTATGGAGGAAGTGTTCCTCAAGTTGTGATTTTTGACCAATCAGGTAAGGTAGTTTTCAATAAAAAAGGTCAAGTACCTTTTGAGGAAATAGACAACAAATTGAGAGAAGTATTTGACTTATTACCGCGTACTGAGTCAGTTGAGTTAAAACGACGTTCTCCTAGAGAATTCAGTAGTCAGTTAGAAGATCAATAA
- a CDS encoding tetratricopeptide repeat protein, whose amino-acid sequence MNRKVAIISSLLFLSFPSLTLANPPHFLAQTITPATCNIEPENGETGEYSPQQLQNIAKQITVRVIGDNNGGSGTMFAKKGNSYLVVTNSHVLLGVNKMQVKTPDGKTYSAQILPNTNFGNLDLAVLQFTSNQIYCLPPEIASFDINKDTEVLAAGYSSSKGEIAFKTGKVQRIIYQPSLKEGYEIGYSSDIEQGMSGGAIIDSRGYLLGINGKSAYPVLNSGYVYADGKRPTDTEIKELRKLSWGIPITTVLAQVKPDILTAYALPFPETPPIVPDPPLTGWLGDLEQKAKQITVRIDSSSGANGSGVIIAKEGDIYTVLTAAHVLCEREDATKPCGGFNYQILAANGKQYAVEKSSIKLEEGVDLAVVKFRSQENYQVATLAKYPTKDFEYMFTAGYPKLGDKSPWRFTLGRIYSKETGLLVTTQSDFKNNSFGTSQSSIFLTGGYELLYSSITFGGMSGGPVLDSQGRVIGIHGRTEGEAVIDNNSSSGGTIQLGNSLGIPVSTFLAIATRLNTQAQKVETTPPPELNKQKADSIQTAILSVDVDKRNTTAGQWLERGNQLWRLRRYSEAIQAFEEAIKQKPKFIYLAYYGKGLALDRSKKYPEAIAAFDQAVKYQPDFVPAWESLGIAYMKIQQFDKGLVAVNKAFQLQPKRPSLFMMRALFLTVLKRYTEAEVVINEQIKFSPYHSYGYIVRGLIYSVQEKWALASNDLNKAVEINPDNYLAYNFRGLVYVYQKKWELALADYNKAIAINPDDALGYNFRGAVYYIQKKWELAIADYNKAIAINPDDVDTYNRRGLVYYNQKKEELALADFNKAIAINPDNADAYLNRGNIYVDQKKWELALADFNKAIAINPDNADAYLNRGLVYDKQKKWELALADYNKAIAINPDFAQAYYNRGILYYNQKKEELALADWTKAIAINPDFAQAYYNRGILYYNQKKEELALADYNKAIAINPDFAQAYYNRGNIYVDQKKWELALADFNKAIAINPNYAQAYNSRAGVYANQKKWELALADYNKAIAINPDFAQAYNNRGNIYVDQKKWELALADFNKAIAINPNYAQAYNRRAVVYANQKKWELALADYNKAIAINPDFAQAYNNRGIVYYIQKKWELALADFNKAIAINPDYALAYNFRGLVYANQKKWELALADYNKAINPNYAEAYYNRGVVYYEQKKFDLALADYTNAIKINPDYADAYTGRGVVYHQKENYTAAISDYNQAVAKDANSVAAINNIGCIKYEQGDIETAIKQWQQAIKINNQFAEPMLALAVALYNKGEQQQAYQLAETALKSDKNLADTNILKKSLWGNKMIADTQKLLSTPKMKTLLSQLR is encoded by the coding sequence ATGAACCGTAAAGTTGCTATCATTTCCTCCTTATTATTCCTATCTTTCCCTTCATTGACATTAGCAAATCCTCCTCATTTTTTGGCTCAAACAATTACTCCAGCCACCTGCAACATAGAACCAGAAAACGGTGAGACTGGAGAATATTCACCACAACAACTCCAAAATATTGCTAAACAAATTACAGTGAGAGTAATTGGTGATAATAACGGTGGTTCAGGAACAATGTTTGCTAAAAAGGGAAACTCTTATTTAGTTGTAACCAACTCTCATGTACTTCTGGGAGTTAATAAAATGCAAGTTAAAACACCTGACGGTAAAACCTATTCAGCCCAAATTCTTCCTAATACTAATTTTGGTAACTTAGATTTAGCCGTCTTGCAATTCACCTCTAATCAAATATATTGTCTACCTCCAGAAATTGCTAGTTTCGATATTAATAAAGATACAGAAGTTTTAGCCGCCGGATATTCTAGCAGCAAAGGTGAAATAGCTTTTAAAACTGGAAAAGTACAACGAATAATTTATCAACCAAGTTTAAAAGAAGGATATGAAATTGGCTATAGCAGCGATATTGAACAGGGAATGAGTGGCGGTGCAATTATTGATAGTCGAGGCTATCTCCTGGGAATTAATGGTAAAAGTGCTTATCCTGTGTTAAATTCTGGCTATGTTTATGCAGACGGAAAACGCCCCACAGATACAGAAATTAAAGAACTGCGAAAACTGAGTTGGGGAATACCTATCACAACTGTTTTAGCTCAAGTAAAACCAGATATTCTTACTGCTTATGCTTTACCTTTCCCAGAAACTCCACCGATAGTACCAGACCCACCATTAACAGGATGGTTAGGAGATTTAGAACAAAAAGCGAAACAAATTACTGTCAGAATTGATAGCAGTAGCGGGGCTAATGGTTCAGGGGTAATTATTGCTAAGGAAGGGGATATTTACACTGTTTTAACTGCGGCTCATGTTCTCTGTGAAAGGGAAGATGCTACAAAACCCTGTGGAGGATTTAATTATCAAATCCTCGCCGCAAATGGTAAACAATATGCTGTGGAGAAAAGCAGTATTAAATTAGAAGAAGGGGTAGATTTGGCGGTAGTTAAATTTAGAAGTCAGGAAAATTATCAAGTTGCAACTTTGGCAAAGTATCCCACGAAAGATTTTGAATATATGTTTACGGCTGGGTATCCCAAATTAGGAGATAAATCACCTTGGCGGTTCACATTGGGACGGATTTATAGTAAAGAAACAGGACTATTAGTAACTACCCAATCAGACTTTAAAAATAATAGTTTTGGTACATCACAAAGCTCAATTTTCTTAACAGGAGGATATGAATTACTTTATAGTAGTATCACCTTTGGGGGCATGAGTGGGGGACCAGTATTGGACTCCCAAGGGCGGGTAATTGGTATTCATGGCAGAACTGAGGGAGAAGCTGTTATTGATAATAATAGTAGTAGTGGAGGGACAATCCAATTAGGTAATAGTTTAGGTATTCCTGTGAGTACCTTCTTAGCAATAGCAACCCGACTGAATACCCAAGCACAAAAAGTAGAAACGACCCCACCACCAGAACTAAATAAACAAAAGGCTGATTCTATTCAAACAGCAATATTGTCAGTAGATGTTGACAAAAGAAATACTACCGCCGGTCAATGGCTAGAAAGAGGAAATCAACTTTGGCGGTTACGTCGTTATTCAGAAGCAATACAGGCTTTTGAGGAAGCTATTAAGCAGAAACCAAAGTTTATTTACCTAGCTTATTATGGTAAGGGTTTAGCATTAGATAGGAGTAAAAAATATCCAGAGGCTATAGCTGCATTTGATCAAGCAGTGAAATATCAGCCTGATTTTGTTCCAGCTTGGGAATCTCTAGGTATAGCTTATATGAAAATTCAGCAATTCGATAAAGGATTAGTAGCAGTAAATAAAGCGTTTCAACTCCAACCAAAAAGACCTTCGCTATTTATGATGAGGGCGCTATTCTTAACAGTTCTAAAAAGGTATACAGAAGCAGAGGTAGTAATAAATGAACAGATTAAATTCAGTCCTTATCATAGTTACGGTTACATTGTGAGGGGATTGATATACAGTGTCCAAGAAAAATGGGCTTTAGCAAGTAATGATTTGAATAAAGCGGTTGAAATTAACCCTGATAATTATTTAGCTTACAACTTTCGTGGGCTTGTTTACGTTTACCAGAAAAAATGGGAATTAGCCCTGGCTGATTACAACAAAGCTATTGCTATTAATCCTGATGATGCTTTAGGTTACAACTTTCGTGGTGCTGTTTATTATATCCAGAAAAAATGGGAATTAGCCATAGCTGATTACAACAAAGCTATTGCTATTAATCCTGATGATGTTGATACTTACAACCGTCGTGGGCTTGTTTACTATAACCAGAAAAAAGAGGAATTAGCCCTGGCTGATTTCAACAAGGCGATCGCTATTAATCCTGATAATGCTGATGCTTACCTCAACCGTGGGAATATTTACGTTGACCAGAAAAAATGGGAATTAGCCCTGGCTGATTTTAACAAGGCGATCGCTATTAATCCTGATAATGCTGATGCTTACCTCAACCGTGGGCTTGTTTACGATAAGCAGAAAAAATGGGAATTAGCCCTAGCTGATTATAACAAGGCTATTGCTATTAATCCTGATTTTGCTCAAGCTTACTACAATCGCGGGATTCTTTACTATAACCAGAAAAAAGAGGAATTAGCCCTAGCTGATTGGACTAAGGCTATTGCTATTAATCCTGATTTTGCTCAAGCTTACTACAATCGCGGGATTCTTTACTATAACCAGAAAAAAGAGGAATTAGCCCTAGCTGATTATAACAAGGCTATTGCTATTAATCCTGATTTTGCTCAAGCTTACTACAATCGCGGGAATATTTACGTTGACCAGAAAAAATGGGAATTAGCCCTGGCTGATTTTAACAAGGCTATTGCTATTAATCCTAATTATGCTCAAGCTTATAACAGTCGTGCTGGTGTTTATGCTAACCAGAAAAAATGGGAATTAGCCCTAGCTGATTACAACAAGGCTATTGCTATTAATCCTGATTTTGCTCAAGCTTACAACAATCGCGGGAATATTTACGTTGACCAGAAAAAATGGGAATTAGCCCTGGCTGATTTTAACAAGGCTATTGCTATTAATCCTAATTATGCTCAAGCTTATAACCGTCGTGCTGTTGTTTATGCTAACCAGAAAAAATGGGAATTAGCCCTAGCTGATTACAACAAGGCTATTGCTATTAATCCTGATTTTGCTCAAGCTTACAACAATCGCGGGATTGTTTATTATATCCAGAAAAAATGGGAATTAGCCCTGGCTGATTTTAACAAGGCTATTGCTATTAATCCTGATTATGCTTTAGCTTACAACTTTCGCGGGCTTGTTTATGCTAACCAGAAAAAATGGGAATTAGCCCTAGCTGATTACAACAAGGCTATTAATCCTAATTATGCTGAAGCTTACTACAATCGCGGGGTTGTTTACTATGAGCAGAAAAAATTCGATTTAGCATTGGCTGATTACACCAATGCTATCAAAATTAATCCTGATTATGCTGATGCTTACACCGGTCGTGGAGTTGTTTATCATCAAAAAGAAAACTACACAGCCGCAATATCTGATTACAATCAAGCAGTTGCTAAAGATGCCAACAGTGTTGCAGCTATTAACAATATAGGCTGCATAAAATATGAACAGGGAGACATAGAAACAGCGATTAAACAATGGCAACAAGCTATAAAAATTAACAATCAATTTGCCGAACCTATGTTAGCACTTGCTGTTGCTTTATATAATAAAGGCGAACAACAACAGGCTTATCAGTTAGCTGAAACCGCATTAAAATCAGACAAAAACCTTGCCGATACCAACATTCTGAAAAAGAGTCTTTGGGGTAATAAAATGATTGCTGATACTCAGAAATTGCTATCTACTCCCAAGATGAAAACCCTGTTATCACAGTTGCGTTAA
- a CDS encoding zinc ABC transporter substrate-binding protein: protein MLEKKLSTHLLKTTILGLILGLFGCGNKTTNTTNRNINNNLPLVVATNSVICDLTKQVAGDTINLICLIPPGINPINYKPIPEDNQAIKNANLVLYHGYNFEPGLIKIIEEIKKPKLRIAVAKTMGVNSIQIRKNGKQIIEPHVWHNPINTIKMVEIINSSLVKLAPENKNIYNKNTKKVTKEINQINSWIKSRLASIPDKNRNLVTTNSAMIYYVKAYDIAYSVNLGNVKNIGKLTDTKVENLARDIQKAQVPTIFADTNTNSNLLAPVATAAKVKVSQRPLYINGLGEPGSDGETYQKMMTANTRIIVEGLGGTYLKFEPKNPRNK from the coding sequence ATGTTAGAGAAAAAACTATCTACACATTTATTAAAAACTACTATTTTAGGTTTAATATTGGGTTTGTTTGGATGTGGGAATAAAACTACTAATACCACCAATAGGAATATTAATAATAATTTACCCTTAGTAGTAGCAACTAATAGCGTAATTTGCGATTTAACAAAACAAGTTGCTGGAGATACAATTAATCTGATTTGTTTAATTCCTCCTGGGATAAATCCTATAAATTATAAACCCATTCCAGAAGATAATCAAGCCATTAAAAATGCTAATTTAGTATTATATCATGGTTATAATTTTGAACCAGGTTTAATTAAAATTATTGAAGAGATTAAAAAACCTAAATTAAGAATTGCCGTTGCTAAAACTATGGGTGTAAATTCCATCCAAATCAGAAAAAATGGTAAGCAAATTATTGAACCTCATGTTTGGCATAATCCTATTAATACTATCAAAATGGTAGAAATAATTAATAGTAGTTTAGTTAAATTAGCACCAGAAAATAAAAATATCTATAATAAAAATACCAAAAAAGTAACTAAAGAAATCAATCAAATCAATAGTTGGATTAAAAGCAGATTAGCTAGTATTCCCGATAAAAATCGAAACTTAGTGACAACAAATTCAGCAATGATTTATTATGTCAAAGCTTATGATATTGCCTATTCAGTCAATTTAGGTAATGTCAAAAATATAGGAAAATTGACAGATACAAAAGTCGAAAATTTGGCTAGAGATATTCAAAAAGCTCAAGTACCAACAATTTTTGCAGATACAAATACCAATTCTAATTTACTCGCACCTGTAGCGACAGCAGCGAAAGTAAAGGTTTCTCAAAGACCACTTTATATTAACGGACTAGGTGAACCAGGAAGTGACGGAGAAACCTATCAAAAAATGATGACTGCTAATACAAGGATAATTGTAGAAGGATTGGGAGGAACATATTTGAAATTTGAGCCGAAAAATCCTCGAAATAAATAG
- a CDS encoding type II toxin-antitoxin system VapC family toxin, whose translation MILCDTNILIEFYKNNFQIISELRFVGLNQLAISTITQAELYYGAINNVELKKIKKHLQLIHIFPVDITVSDQFIELMETYSFSHKLSIPDAFIASTALVHKIDLYTLNVKDFRFIVGLNLHQSSSNYSS comes from the coding sequence ATGATTTTATGTGACACAAATATTCTCATAGAATTCTATAAAAACAATTTTCAGATTATCTCTGAGCTTCGTTTTGTGGGACTAAATCAATTAGCAATTAGTACAATTACTCAAGCTGAATTATATTATGGTGCTATTAATAATGTGGAATTGAAGAAAATTAAGAAACATTTACAATTAATTCATATTTTTCCTGTGGATATTACGGTATCTGATCAATTTATTGAATTAATGGAAACATACTCTTTCAGTCATAAACTCAGTATTCCTGATGCTTTCATTGCCTCAACCGCATTAGTTCATAAAATTGATTTATATACTTTAAATGTTAAAGATTTTCGCTTTATTGTCGGGTTAAATTTGCATCAGTCTTCTAGTAACTATTCATCATAA